Proteins from one Sabethes cyaneus chromosome 2, idSabCyanKW18_F2, whole genome shotgun sequence genomic window:
- the LOC128733831 gene encoding uncharacterized protein LOC128733831, with product MDNDVGQQAHSPGLYEREDGSVSPAPAPTHLSPSEANDESTTVDKLTVKERSSSGDLDVEGDKQAVVSTDDLEEQSTSEEKETVPEEENHPLDAVEAHDEERTSVDIQSPAQDTGSSTEEETQKQHDECQRINLHEKDKTPPQENIEQAVKHKANGNLTLEPASYDTGQLQSNSHSSPTNNSTSTEIKENDDAIDNCLDSLHGAKEEADISNADISETCEREELAAQESQPVPDREANMDVDLEIDGKNTGSDANMSERQAEQELDSHNETEIPCTEKRQIVDVKENAVTENLYVNGNDLIEDTQEADHLRDSERLTEDVDPVCHKRPRSVSPTSEAALHEPANKQLKLNESSPQSTPRTEPVINGDVSAVGEGITHPDITEPLAESEKLDQSTDSGKSSFGEEEDATTKTSVPQSVNNPASVDEKPQSDAGSVHNTNIEDDDLDDEKSSSSSSQSSSSSSSSESDSSDDEASKDEDDDDKAVPKVQPKQHKMESAEEKPEVVPPTSMATGTVDHTADVAMENNDSQPRLEMNELGSQSSDEYEEPEEDDVMDKNENENGAKITKSEGLKLSISLKRSTAEDSAAVALSNVDKLLPPENKAAIPQPVDFSNFLSQEKLFGERSELIKIDYNSKPQVHNLSDQVKKMESEMLPMMPESAGGFNLLNNQFKTNYVGLNSADFLMDESSDTLDEDNRLVIAEKQRRGRKKDNSPTKQPQLQAQQQQTWLQSAPPPQMSRIGITAKIAPAKRPYQQRSQASLMKTMLASSKITQQHLPVPPALPPQPPIQPQHVQQPLFLQQQQQQQFLPQQQPQQQPQPPPTEKKKDKKKVFLCSPCGTHYENWNLFKHMREVHKKYICLYCLGIFQSAERLVTHLEAKHQVRKKHMASIDDYQSQQQQENVDTNERSLYLMCARCEHIFERTTAADEQTIVQHDCANYLEKCDNCGNLKQSKHKCEKKTDLLSATVNAAAASTGNSQKLINTTNNKIKFNLNNNYDNNASSNSSAVMFNYENHGTTSSNGNPDNLSQLNSLAGVTKHQNVANVRKSSNKKIKLAQRSKPAEIPNSMGINTHMLVNLPPKDDQSSSVTVEDSFNSPILQSQLMKPLDAIPQLTSTVAYTAEQPHYYTGQPSDHQPFLIQLPSQLMELPNQTGSEHKFSFNESTKLSTIPASLLNVSETPMELPPVPELPSQIGQEMEQLTPERPPLLVPKLKVKIPKQFCPPVESEESSTDSDYDDNEPAEKNDDGGNNNDDRKSAEPTVPSSAEADADAPPPVNRREDDVKLDPVEMDIEEEGDRQPVNLPPEMGPAPMPEQHRLDQQQHLDLGMVAPQPTTLDKPTEPSADSADNPPESAAEQHMTESEIQSDAIVIANDDAQLFELTLDEPLDKIDMRDFIKLCLKSTVPFCLYCNHARRIAVNGKYLALHLVASHRFQATVNSITAEELLPATIVQRFKSCLDELEPLFFNLETFDSSWTDEQKAVTYPKQFECFQCRFITKIHKELYLHNRKMHQKSLLICLMCKENFFSYSELLCHMCPGAPNRLLILDYNFRCSLCNIDGIPSAFRLMVHLRKRHFACDVCLEQCSEQGTLSNHVWKHKLHHLCYRCGIAYRNKADILKHLFWKHGTEGVLCKRCLQKKWPHVYHFCVPPAQFICEVCQMGFRKSLALKVHQRLHNGEEKYPCTEDGCEKKFISKKLLLKHVQRHFEPPPASPSCLKPVKESTPESELSSKPKQEDQENPTSNESKAIVKDEAIDGDAKTKEEIKDEKSCEAEKTSTETPQKKKKKRSKENQDKSLTDLINLPALNLSESDSSDDSDVDQSNSNSNKKGVNTLPTNDSSGDENKTPIKENSEEPSSATEEKEKADADQVMTIWNNFKNYQASRNNSRRTSLSEELNEEQYAEKMLKTKILHVSQSDHDYCRMTKKVYPHVKAAEVGETIVIDDNGNLGNVEKQESPSKGGNSKKQKTPRKRKASKSGTDSSSSDSGSDSDSSCECGSNCSCSSSSSGSSSSSSDDSGSSDENATKNKIKEVTSLPQEQTSKEEPSPSAEEELPVATPVPVDPDTIIHESDLETDESETDEEFYDDHPQKLANQMLAEKRRQLLQQTCMSPMNSYGIVENSRPSTPSLPPEETSAKKKVKLKKRKRERKYTKKTTTQLLTSEEPSASHIPPLGHADQFSPPSTIQTHSLGATPKFHPTENTASANQTVPLGTPLAVPAMKSSSKIGTPRLSTGNSSESDAPLKRSQRSRKPNKFYGYTSDEETPSALTPTMALKHPEKSILSVMKPTPPPNLIWSKEDLPSPTNMKVKTPKLKQQPEQHTPLTSRVPALPPSINNPVQQPPRVEASRIPHVPVHHIYASPLGTPQQTDADSDSSQEGVLQISQKPIKSTTTPHRPQPPLPKLKLSISKKGSRGAAKTPAASRKRGVAKSKAPKSAPPTIQPVATSRSVAAPAMIPHAFEPPIVEAGVPKIPPLGSFPSITTEFFPPNQIRIPAGWRPPREGESVYCYCRCPYDEVSEMIACDGDNCRIEWFHFECVGIIMPPKGKWFCPECKLNQPMGGVSGRVGSPSYGSSGSAAVIPATATLGGSGVN from the exons ATGGATAATGACGTTGGCCAACAAGCGCATTCACCAGGATTATACGAGCGAGAAGACGGTTCGGTTTCACCCGCACCTGCGCCGACACATTTGTCACCGAGCGAGGCGAACGATGAATCGACGACGGTGGATAAGCTTACCGTAAAGGAACGGTCTTCTTCCGGGGATCTGGATGTTGAGGGTGACAAACAAGCGGTAGTTAGCACTGATGACCTCGAAGAGCAGAGCACATCCGAAGAAAAAGAAACTGTGCCGGAGGAGGAAAATCATCCGCTAGATGCGGTAGAAGCTCATGATGAGGAGCGTACTTCGGTTGACATACAATCACCTGCGCAGGACACAGGTTCTTCCACCGAGGAAGAGACTCAAAAACAGCATGATGAATGTCAACGAATAAACTTGCACGAAAAAGACAAAACACCGCCACAAGAAAATATCGAACAGGCAGTGAAACATAAAGCAAATGGTAATTTAACATTGGAACCAGCGAGTTATGATACCGGACAGTTGCAGAGTAATTCACATAGCAGTCCAACAAATAACAGTACTTCAACAGAAATAAAAGAGAATGACGATGCAATTGATAACTGTTTGGACAGTTTACACGGCGCAAAAGAAGAGGCTGATATTTCGAATGCTGATATATCGGAAACTTGCGAAAGAGAAGAACTAGCAGCACAAGAAAGTCAACCAGTGCCAGATAGAGAAGCAAATATGGATGTTGATCTAGAAATTGATGGGAAGAATACTGGCTCGGATGCTAATATGTCAGAACGTCAAGCGGAACAGGAGTTGGATTCACATAACGAAACAGAAATACCATGTACCGAAAAGAGACAAATAGTTGATGTAAAGGAAAACGCAGTGACCGAAA aTCTTTATGTGAATGGAAATGATTTAATTGAGGATACTCAGGAAGCAGATCACTTACGTGATAGTGAGCGACTGACAGAGGATGTTGATCCAGTGTGTCATAAGCGACCGAGATCAGTTAGTCCAACCAGTGAAGCAGCTTTGCACGAGCCTGCAAACAAACAATTGAAGCTAAATGAGTCAAGTCCGCAAAGTACACCGAGAACAGAACCAGTCATCAATGGTGACGTTTCTGCTGTAGGAGAAGGAATCACCCATCCAGATATAACAGAACCGCTGGCGGAATCTGAAAAACTTGATCAGTCGACTGACTCGGGGAAGTCATCGTTTGGTGAAGAAGAAGATGCGACAACAAAAACTAGTGTACCACAATCAGTAAACAATCCTGCCTCAGTGGATGAAAAACCTCAAAGTGATGCTGGCTCAGTTCACAACACCAATATTGAGGACGATGATTTGGATGACGAAAAGTCTAGCAGCTCAAGTTCACAATCCAGTTCTTCTAGTTCTAGTTCTGAATCGGACAGTTCCGATGATGAAGCATCAAaagatgaagatgatgatgataaagCAGTTCCAAAAGTGCAACCAAAACAACATAAAATGGAATCGGCAGAGGAAAAACCCGAAGTTGTGCCACCTACAAGCATGGCTACAGGAACAGTAGACCATACCGCTGATGTTGCGATGGAAAACAATGATAGCCAACCACGACTGGAAATGAACGAACTGGGCTCACAAAGTTCCGATGAGTATGAAGAACCAGAAGAGGACGATGTGatggataaaaatgaaaacgagaACGGAGCAAAAATTACTAAAAGTGAAGGTTTAAAACTTTCGATTTCGCTAAAAAGGTCTACAGCAGAAGATTCCGCCGCTGTAGCGCTAAGCAACGTTGATAAGTTGCTTCCTCCGGAAAATAAGGCAGCCATTCCGCAACCGGTAgacttttctaattttttaagtCAGGAAAAACTTTTTGGCGAACGGTCAGAGTTAATTAAGATAGACTACAACAGTAAGCCCCAGGTGCACAATTTAAGCGATCAGGTAAAAAAGATGGAATCGGAGATGCTTCCTATGATGCCAGAATCTGCTGGTGGTTTTAACTtgttaaataatcaatttaaaacTAACTATGTTGGGCTCAATTCAGCAGATTTTCTAATGGATGAATCGTCCGATACGTTGGATGAAGACAATCGGTTAGTTATAGCTGAGAAACAACGAAGGGGTAGGAAAAAGGATAATTCACCCACAAAACAACCACAACTGCAGGCGCAGCAACAACAAACTTGGTTACAATCGGCTCCACCACCTCAAATGTCGAGAATAGGTATCACTGCTAAAATTGCGCCTGCTAAAAGACCGTATCAACAGCGGTCTCAGGCATCTTTAATGAAAACAATGTTGGCCAGCAGTAAGATAACCCAGCAACATTTACCTGTTCCTCCGGCTCTTCCTCCACAGCCGCCTATTCAACCTCAACACGTCCAGCAACCCTTGTTCttacagcaacagcagcagcagcagttcctTCCTCAACAGCAACCCCAACAACAACCACAGCCGCCACCGACGGAGAAAAAGAAGGATAAGAAAAAAGTGTTTCTTTGTTCGCCTTGTGGAACACATTACGAAAATTGGAATCTTTTCAAACACATGCGTGAAGTACACAAAAAATACATCTGTCTGTATTGTTTGGGTATCTTTCAATCCGCCGAAAGGCTAGTAACGCACTTGGAAGCCAAGCATCAGGTACGCAAAAAGCATATGGCCAGTATCGACGATTACCAGAGCCAACAGCAGCAGGAAAACGTGGACACTAACGAGAGATCACTCTATCTAATGTGTGCCCGTTGTGAGCACATATTCGAACGGACGACTGCTGCAGACGAACAAACGATTGTGCAGCATGATTGTGCTAATTATTTAGAAAAATGTGACAACTGTGGTAATCTGAAGCAATCGAAGCACAAGTGTGAGAAGAAAACAGATTTATTATCGGCCACAGTAAATGCAGCGGCCGCATCCACCGGCAATAGTCAGAAGTTGATTAACACTACaaacaataaaattaaatttaatttaaataacaATTATGATAACAATGCTAGTAGTAATTCATCGGCTGTGATGTTTAATTACGAAAATCATGGAACTACTAGCAGTAACGGCAATCCAGATAATTTGTCTCAGCTAAATAGTCTGGCAGGTGTAACAAAACACCAGAATGTGGCAAACGTACGAAAATCgtccaataagaaaataaaaCTAGCGCAGCGATCTAAGCCCGCCGAGATTCCAAACTCGATGGGAATTAACACACACATGCTGGTGAATCTTCCACCCAAGGATGATCAATCGTCGTCGGTGACTGTCGAAGATTCATTCAATAGTCCAATATTACAATCACAATTAATGAAACCGCTGGATGCAATACCTCAACTAACGAGTACAGTTGCGTATACAGCCGAACAACCGCACTATTACACGGGACAACCAAGTGACCATCAGCCATTTTTGATTCAACTGCCATCACAGTTAATGGAACTCCCGAACCAAACCGGGTCAGAGCATAAATTTAGCTTCAACGAATCGACAAAGCTTTCTACCATACCGGCAAGCTTGTTGAATGTTAGTGAAACACCTATGGAACTCCCACCTGTACCTGAGCTGCCTAGCCAGATCGGGCAAGAGATGGAGCAGCTAACGCCAGAACGACCCCCGCTGCTGGTACCAAAGCTGAAGGTAAAAATACCGAAACAATTTTGTCCGCCTGTCGAAAGCGAGGAGTCATCAACCGACAGTGATTACGACGATAATGAACCGGCAGAGAAAAACGACGACGGCGGCAACAATAATGATGATAGGAAGTCCGCAGAACCAACG GTTCCTTCGAGTGCTGAGGCAGATGCAGATGCTCCTCCCCCAGTGAACCGAAGAGAAGATGATGTTAAACTGGATCCCGTCGAGATGGATATCGAGGAAGAGGGTGACCGACAACCGGTTAACTTGCCACCCGAAATGGGACCAGCGCCCATGCCGGAACAGCATCGACTGGACCAGCAACAACATTTAGACCTCGGAATGGTAGCGCCACAGCCAACAACATTGGACAAACCAACCGAACCCTCAGCAGATTCTGCTGATAATCCGCCGGAATCAGCAGCAGAGCAACATATGACCGAATCGGAGATTCAATCTGACGCAATTGTCATTGCAAATGACGATGCACAATTGTTCGAATTAACACTTGACGAACCGTTAGATAAAATTGATATGCGCGATTTTATCAAGTTATGTCTCAAATCGACAGTtccattttgtctatattgcaACCATGCGAGGAGAATCGCTGTTAACGGAAAATACTTAGCACTTCACTTGGTGGCCAGCCATCGTTTTCAAGCTACGGTAAATAGTATCACGGCCGAAGAGCTGCTACCTGCCACAATAGTTCAGCGATTTAAATCGTGCCTGGACGAGTTGGAGCCACTTTTCTTCAATTTGGAAACATTTGATAGCAGTTGGACTGATGAACAGAAGGCCGTGACGTACCCGAAACAGTTCGAGTGCTTCCAGTGTCGTTTCATTACAAAAATTCACAAGGAACTATATTTGCACAATCGCAAAATGCACCAGAAATCATTACTAATTTGCCTCATGTGCAAGGAAAATTTCTTCAGTTATAGTGAACTACTGTGTCACATGTGCCCAGGAGCACCGAACCGTTTGTTGATTCTGGATTACAATTTTCGGTGCAGTTTGTGTAATATTGACGGAATTCCATCGGCCTTTCGGCTTATGGTTCATCTACGAAAGCGCCATTTCGCTTGCGATGTTTGCTTAGAGCAATGTTCAGAACAAGGGACGCTCTCCAATCACGTATGGAAACATAAGTTACATCATTTGTGCTACCGTTGTGGAATCGCTTATCGCAACAAAGCGGACATATTGAAACATCTGTTCTGGAAGCACGGAACAGAAGGTGTGCTGTGCAAGCGATGTTTGCAGAAGAAGTGGCCTCATGTGTATCACTTTTGCGTTCCTCCAGCGCAGTTCATTTGTGAGGTCTGCCAAATGGGTTTCCGAAAATCGCTGGCTCTGAAAGTGCACCAGAGGCTACACAACGGAGaagaaaaatatccatgtaccgaGGATGGCTGTGAAAAGAAGTTTATTTCGAAGAAACTTCTTTTAAAACATGTTCAGAGACACTTCGAACCTCCACCCGCGTCGCCGTCGTGCTTAAAGCCTGTAAAGGAGTCAACCCCGGAGTCCGAACTATCATCGAAGCCAAAGCAAGAAGATCAGGAAAATCCTACTTCGAATGAAAGCAAAGCCATCGTAAAAGACGAAGCTATCGACGGAGATGCTAAAACAAAAGAGGAAATTAAAGATGAAAAGTCATGTGAAGCAGAGAAGACCAGTACGGAAACTCcgcaaaagaaaaagaaaaagcgtTCGAAGGAAAATCAGGATAAATCACTGACTGATTTAATAAATTTACCTGCGTTGAACTTATCAGAAAGTGACAGTTCGGACGATTCTGACGTAGATCAATCGAATTCGAATAGCAACAAGAAAGGTGTAAATACTTTACCAACAAACGACAGCTCTGGAGATGAGAACAAAACGCCTATAAAAGAAAACTCCGAGGAACCGTCAAGCGCGAcggaagagaaagagaaagctGACGCCGACCAAGTGATGACTATTTGGAATAACTTCAAAAACTATCAAGCCAGTAGGAATAATAGCCGTAGAACGTCTCTTTCAGAAGAACTTAATGAGGAGCAATACGCAGAAAAGATGTTGAAAACTAAGATCTTACATGTCTCACAGTCGGATCATGATTATTGTCGTATGACGAAAAAAGTGTATCCACATGTCAAAGCTGCTGAAGTCGGTGAAACGATTGTAATCGATGATAATGGTAACTTGGGTAACGTTGAAAAGCAAGAATCTCCATCGAAAGGTGGGAattcgaaaaagcaaaaaactcCACGAAAAAGAAAAGCCTCCAAGAGCGGTACGGATTCCTCATCCAGTGATAGTGGAAGTGACTCCGATTCAAGCTGCGAGTGTGGCTCGAATTGCAGTTGCAGCTCAAGTAGCTCTGGAAGTAGCAGCTCGTCATCTGATGATTCAGGAAGCTCGGAtgaaaatgctacaaaaaataaaatcaaggaGGTTACCTCTTTACCTCAAGAGCAAACGAGTAAGGAAGAACCTTCACCTTCAGCAGAGGAAGAATTGCCTGTTGCTACCCCAGTACCTGTTGACCCGGACACAATCATTCATGAATCTGATCTAGAAACTGACGAGTCGGAAACGGATGAAGAGTTTTATGATGACCATCCTCAGAAATTGGCTAATCAAATGTTAGCGGAAAAACGACGCCAGTTGTTACAGCAGACTTGTATGAGTCCGATGAACAGCTACGGAATCGTCGAGAACAGTAGGCCGTCAACACCTTCCCTACCACCAGAAGAAACAAGTGCGAAGAAAAAAGTTAAACTGAAGAAACGAAAGCGTGAAAGGAAATACACAAAAAAGACTACTACACAACTGTTAACATCTGAGGAACCTTCAGCCTCGCACATTCCTCCCTTAGGTCACGCTGATCAATTTTCACCACCTTCGACTATCCAGACGCACTCACTAGGTGCCACACCTAAATTTCATCCTACCGAAAACACAGCATCTGCTAATCAAACAGTTCCTCTGGGCACACCGTTGGCTGTGCCTGCAATGAAATCTTCTTCTAAGATAGGTACTCCCCGATTGAGCACTGGAAATAGTTCGGAATCAGACGCTCCGCTCAAGCGATCACAGCGTAGtagaaaaccaaacaaattCTACGGCTATACAAGTGACGAAGAAACACCGTCCGCACTGACTCCTACAATGGCTTTGAAGCACCCGGAAAAGTCAATCCTCTCAGTAATGAAACCAACACCGCCCCCTAATCTGATCTGGAGTAAAGAAGATCTTCCTTCACCGACCAATATGAAGGTTAAAACTCCCAAATTAAAACAGCAACCAGAACAGCATACACCACTTACCAGTCGTGTTCCGGCTCTTCCGCCCTCTATAAACAACCCAGTTCAACAGCCACCACGTGTTGAAGCATCAAGAATCCCTCATGTTCCAGTGCACCACATTTATGCTAGTCCGCTAGGAACACCACAACAAACAGACGCGGACAGTGACTCGAGCCAAGAAGGCGTTTTGCAAATAAGTCAGAAACCCATCAAATCCACCACCACGCCGCACCGACCGCAACCACCACTTCCCAAGCTTAAGCTGTCGATTTCAAAGAAGGGTTCTCGAGGGGCAGCAAAAACGCCGGCGGCTTCACGAAAACGAGGTGTAGCCAAATCTAAGGCTCCAAAATCAGCACCTCCAACGATACAACCAGTTGCAACCAGTCGTTCGGTCGCTGCGCCGGCGATGATTCCACATGCTTTCGAACCACCCATCGTCGAAGCTGGCGTTCCGAAAATACCCCCACTGGGGTCTTTTCCAAGCATTACCACGGAGTTTTTTCCGCCCAATCAAATACGCATCCCAGCCGGATGGCGTCCTCCCCGAGAAGGCGAATCCGTGTACTGCTATTGCCGTTGTCCATACGACGAAGTTTCGGAAATGATAGCCTGCGATGGTGACAACTGTCGCATAGAATGGTTCCATTTCGAATGCGTCGGCATCATTATGCCACCGAAAGGCAAGTGGTTCTGTCCGGAATGTAAACTAAACCAACCGATGGGTGGCGTTAGCGGTCGTGTCGGGTCACCTTCCTACGGCAGTTCTGGTTCAGCTGCTGTGATACCAGCAACTGCCACCCTCGGTGGTTCAGGAGTCAACTGA